The genomic DNA TCAACGATACATTCCGTGATAACGAGGTTCCGATACCACTTCTTATTCGCAGGAATTACGTGCCACGGTGCCCAGTCGGTGCTACACTTTTGGAGCATCACTTCGTAGGCTTGCATATAATCGTCCCAATAGGCGCGTTCACGAACATCGGATTCCTCGACTTTCCAATGTTTCGTCGGATCACTAATCCGAGATTCAAGCCGCGCTTTCTGTTCATCTTTTGAGATGTGAAGGTAAAATTTCAGGACAATTGTTCCACTTTCAACGAGCATCTTTTCAAAATCGTTGATCTGCTGATAGCGCTGCGACCAAACCGCCTCTGGCACCAAATTGTGTACCCGCACAACGAGGACATCTTCATAATGTGAACGGTTAAAGATACCGATTTTCCCTTTCGATGGAACGGCTCTATGGGCACGCCATAAGAAATCACGGGAAAGTTCATCCGCAGAAGGGACTTTGAAATTAAAGACATCGCACCCCTGAACGTTGATGCCAGCCATTACCCGCCGAATGGTGCCATCTTTGCCACATGTATCCATGCCTTGCAGAATGATCAGAAGTGCATGCTGATTTCCAGCGTAAAGCAGTTCCTGAAGTTTCAGGAGTTGCTTATGGAGCCTCTTCAGCCTACGCTTGGTTTGACCTTTTTTTTCGTAATCCCCCGTGAAATCGGGGGCGTAATCGTTCAGATTGACGAATTCACCGGGTTTAATGATATTCTTCGTTTCAAGTTCCATATTTTTAACTTTCCTTGCGGTTAAACAACGTAGGTTAGGCCGTTGAGGTGCCATCCTTAAGAACCGCCTTCCACTTCGTTTCAGGCTACGTACTTTTAGAAGATGGGCGGATCGGTGATGGCTACCCTGACGCCCCTCAATCACTGCGACAAAGACTCGTAGTAATCATCAACAAGTCTACGGTACTCAGGCGGGACATCTTCCTTTACGACCTGAGCGAGCCGTTTTTTCTCCTGTAGCGTGTTAAGCCGTTCCTCGAGTGCGGATTCTAACTTACCAAGGTCCCGAATAACGAATTCGTAGTTAGGGAACGGATTTGAGCGATTTCCGGGTCGATAATCCATTGTATCAAGCATACCGAGCCAGAGCCTATCAATCTCCCTGTCTGACTCCCTACCCCCTACACGAGCTTCCTGATCTGCGGGTTCATCGGAACCAGGTTGGTCCCCACTTAGTTCCCGTTGCATCGACGCTTGTGCGCGTTGCATTTGCTCTTGAAGCTGCTGCTGTTGCTCCGCGAGCTGCTCACGTCGACGTTGTTGCTCCTCCGTCTGCTCCTGACCTTCCATGGTTTGAAGTTCGCGTTGGATGTCCTGCACCCGTTCTCGCGCCCGTTGGAGTTGTTCCAGTGCAGCTTCAAGTTGCTCTTCTTCGGTAGCCGCCATATTGGCTTGAGCCTGCTGCAGGTCGCTTTGTGTCTGTTCCAATGCATCTAAGACATCTTGCTGATTCTGGTCAGCGGCTCGGAAACTACGCCATTGCAAGGCGCGTTGTGCAGTCGCCATATCCCCTGTAGTCTGTTCTTCAGCGAGACGCCTTGTCGCATCCGCTACATTTTGGGCTGCCTCTGGATTGTCTGGAGCAAGCTGTTCTTGGATGTTTCTCAGTGAGCGCTCAAATGCCTCCAGATTGCGTTGAAGTTCGCGCTGTTGATTGGCAAGTTCAGACGCTTTTCGGAAATCTTCAGGACGCATCTCTGATTGCTCAGAACGACCTCTGAGTTCTTGTGTCTGCTGCTGAACATCAGATTGGGCTTCTGTCAACTCCTGAAGTTGCTGAGAGGCTCTATCGAGTGCAGCGTCCGTGTATTCCGCGGCAACCTTTTCCAACTGTTCAACGGCTTCCTGAAGTCTTTCTTCCGCTTTTTCTCCTTTGGCGGCACTCAATTGCGGTTCTTCCTGTTGCATGCCCTGGGCGGCTTGCTCCATCTGCTCACCCGCCTGTTGCATCGCCTGTCCGGCTTGGTTTAGGCGTTGCCCTTGGGTGCCTTGTCCGTTCTGCTGCATGGCATCGAGCTGCTGTGCCATCTGTTGAGCCTGTTGTGCCAACTGTCCCTGTTGTTGGCTGTTCTGCTGCATTTCACTCGGCGAGGGTTGGTCTTCACGCCCTAATTGCTGGCTTTGTTGACTCAGTTGCTGCTGTTCCCCTAACATTTGACGCGCCTGATCCAACATCTCCTGCGTCTGCTCCTGCATTTCCGCGTCGAGTTCGTTCTGCTGATTCTCGAGTTCGTTCTGGAGCTCCTCCATTTCAAGTTCAAGGTTCTCAGCGAGTTGCGGATTACTGTTCCGCATCTGCATCAGTATTTTGGGAATTTCAAGACTAACCTTTATGAGCAATTCAAGTGCTTCCTGTTCCGGTGGAATCGCTTCATCGGGACGGACAGCGTTCAAATGATCACTCGCCTCACCCATCCTGTCTAGTGCGTCCTCCAGGTTCATCAGAATTTCGGGCGTGACGGCTGATTCCCCTTGCATCGCAGCACTAAATTCATCCACAACCCGCTGCGTCTTCTCCTTTAGCTCGGTTTGTTGTTCGCCCGTTTTCCTGACTGCAGCCTGATATGTCTCGGTAACCGCTGCTGGTTTCGTGTGACTATGCTTCGATGTCTCTCGGATAATCTCCTTTTGCGAACTAATTATATCCAAAAGTGGATTCGGTTCAGCCTCGCCCGGCTCGCCTTCGCTTTCACCTTCGTGGAAATCCTCATTAAAGGGACGAATTTCAATGAAGTAAATGTCGCTACTCGCTTCACCGGGCCCAGTGCGTGTGTTGTTATCAATCGCATGCGCGTAGTAGGAGATAATATCGCCCGGTTCAACGTCAAACTCCTCCAGATAAAAGGTATAGGTACCCTCTGCAATGTGCCGAGCATCTGCACCAGAGCCCGATCCTACAATCGGGGTGGAAACGGAGGATTCCATCACAAATTCCTGTAATTCATCCGATCCGATACGATACATGAGTTTTAATTCCG from Candidatus Poribacteria bacterium includes the following:
- a CDS encoding polyphosphate kinase 2 family protein; the protein is MELETKNIIKPGEFVNLNDYAPDFTGDYEKKGQTKRRLKRLHKQLLKLQELLYAGNQHALLIILQGMDTCGKDGTIRRVMAGINVQGCDVFNFKVPSADELSRDFLWRAHRAVPSKGKIGIFNRSHYEDVLVVRVHNLVPEAVWSQRYQQINDFEKMLVESGTIVLKFYLHISKDEQKARLESRISDPTKHWKVEESDVRERAYWDDYMQAYEVMLQKCSTDWAPWHVIPANKKWYRNLVITECIVERLTELNMEYPEPSVDITKFTIGD